The following proteins are encoded in a genomic region of Paenibacillus sp. FSL H3-0469:
- the atpF gene encoding F0F1 ATP synthase subunit B, producing the protein MNIVWTNIVFSIVAFGVLYFLLSKFAFSKLFGIMEKRREMVLQQMDEAAKTREQAVAYVEEQKQALQQARQEAQAIIQQSQATSNNQVDKILEQAHVEASRLKDEAVRDIENEKNKAVEALRSELGTASVRIASKLLEKEVAADGEQEQLVDQYLKEVGGRS; encoded by the coding sequence GTGAATATCGTTTGGACCAATATAGTATTTTCCATTGTTGCATTTGGAGTTCTGTACTTCCTGCTCAGCAAGTTTGCCTTCAGCAAGCTGTTCGGAATTATGGAGAAGCGCCGCGAAATGGTGCTGCAGCAAATGGATGAAGCAGCCAAGACCAGAGAGCAGGCGGTCGCTTATGTAGAAGAGCAGAAGCAGGCCCTGCAGCAGGCGCGCCAAGAGGCACAGGCTATCATTCAGCAGTCCCAGGCTACCAGCAACAACCAGGTTGACAAGATTCTCGAGCAGGCCCATGTGGAAGCGAGCCGTCTGAAAGACGAAGCGGTACGCGACATTGAGAACGAGAAGAATAAAGCGGTTGAAGCGCTGCGCAGCGAGCTGGGTACAGCCTCGGTCCGCATTGCCTCGAAGCTGCTTGAGAAGGAAGTTGCAGCTGACGGCGAGCAGGAACAGCTTGTTGATCAATACCTCAAAGAGGTAGGAGGCCGATCATGA
- the atpE gene encoding F0F1 ATP synthase subunit C: MEFLAAAIAVGLGALGAGLGNGMIVSKTVESIARQPEARNALQTTMFIGVGIVEVIPLAATVIAFLIMFT; this comes from the coding sequence ATGGAATTTTTAGCAGCAGCAATCGCGGTTGGTTTGGGCGCACTCGGCGCAGGTCTGGGTAACGGTATGATCGTCAGCAAGACGGTGGAATCTATCGCCCGTCAGCCGGAAGCACGTAACGCACTGCAGACAACAATGTTTATCGGTGTAGGTATCGTGGAAGTTATTCCTTTGGCCGCTACAGTTATCGCGTTCCTGATCATGTTTACTTAA
- the atpB gene encoding F0F1 ATP synthase subunit A — MHEMPLIYVGGIPIDLSAVLMLVISSVIVFVLVMLSVRNLSVENPSKLQNFMEWVVEFVQGLISSAMDLKKGKPYISLGLTLILFIFVSNLLGLPFSVITEADGPVTVFGHVIEATKNLADGAHAEILWYKSPTADINVTAGLAIVVFVLMNYLGIKLNGKHYFKHYIEPFPIFLPLNIIENLAKPVALAIRLFANIFAGEVLITVILKLGLFSIPFLAIWQGFSIFVGALQAFIFTILTMVYIAQMTIHEEEAH, encoded by the coding sequence ATGCACGAAATGCCTTTAATCTATGTTGGCGGAATACCGATTGACCTGTCTGCTGTGCTGATGCTGGTAATCAGCTCGGTGATAGTGTTCGTACTGGTCATGCTCTCCGTCCGCAACCTGTCGGTTGAGAATCCGTCCAAGCTCCAGAATTTCATGGAATGGGTGGTTGAATTTGTACAGGGACTGATCAGCAGCGCCATGGATCTGAAGAAGGGAAAGCCTTACATATCACTGGGATTGACGCTGATACTGTTTATCTTCGTCTCCAATCTCCTTGGTCTGCCGTTTTCCGTTATTACAGAGGCCGATGGTCCGGTTACAGTCTTCGGACATGTTATCGAAGCAACTAAGAACCTGGCCGATGGCGCGCATGCTGAGATTCTGTGGTACAAATCGCCGACTGCAGATATCAACGTAACCGCAGGACTTGCGATCGTTGTGTTTGTACTCATGAACTACTTAGGCATCAAGCTGAACGGCAAGCATTATTTCAAGCATTATATTGAGCCGTTTCCAATTTTCTTGCCGCTGAACATTATTGAGAACCTGGCGAAGCCAGTGGCGCTTGCCATTCGTCTATTCGCTAACATTTTTGCCGGCGAGGTTCTGATTACCGTCATTCTGAAGCTGGGACTGTTCAGTATTCCGTTTCTGGCCATCTGGCAAGGCTTCAGTATCTTTGTCGGGGCGCTTCAGGCCTTTATCTTTACGATTCTGACGATGGTCTACATCGCACAGATGACGATCCACGAGGAAGAAGCGCATTAA
- a CDS encoding ATP synthase subunit I translates to MDNMTPVINIVTRVTVIIMAGLVMGWALHHETRAVTLGMTLGLLAGLVNFRYLALKVRRVTAAVAKQGKSSFSLGFATRISFGILVTMFSVKYEHFSLEATIIGLFIPQLLAIPVGIYLGIKNKL, encoded by the coding sequence ATGGATAATATGACTCCCGTAATCAATATCGTCACCAGGGTGACAGTAATCATTATGGCAGGATTGGTAATGGGGTGGGCTCTCCATCATGAGACCCGTGCAGTTACTCTGGGAATGACACTCGGCTTGCTGGCAGGACTGGTTAATTTCCGTTATCTAGCCCTCAAGGTCAGAAGAGTGACAGCAGCGGTGGCGAAGCAAGGGAAAAGCTCCTTCAGTCTTGGTTTTGCTACAAGAATCAGTTTTGGAATTCTGGTTACTATGTTTTCAGTCAAATATGAGCATTTCTCGCTGGAGGCAACGATTATCGGCCTGTTCATCCCCCAGCTTCTGGCTATTCCCGTGGGGATATATCTAGGAATCAAGAATAAGCTGTAG
- a CDS encoding ATPase F0F1, whose amino-acid sequence MKESKNEPGLGRTALVLAGAGSLLAAYIVIGFFVAKWLRNLMDGPAFWLAIGTITGLILGVVNVALLIKNFLGEQNG is encoded by the coding sequence ATGAAGGAATCAAAGAATGAGCCTGGACTGGGGCGTACAGCTCTAGTACTCGCGGGTGCGGGCAGTTTGCTTGCCGCTTACATTGTAATAGGCTTTTTTGTGGCAAAGTGGCTGCGCAATCTGATGGACGGACCTGCTTTTTGGCTGGCTATCGGAACAATTACCGGGTTGATTCTCGGCGTTGTGAATGTTGCTTTGCTAATCAAAAATTTTTTGGGGGAGCAAAATGGATAA
- the wecB gene encoding UDP-N-acetylglucosamine 2-epimerase (non-hydrolyzing), translating to MSKIKVMTIFGVRPEAIKMAPLVLELNRHPEQIESIVCVTAQHRELLDQVLEVFKITPDYDLDVMKDRQTLNEITIRVLEGLEPVLREVKPDLVLVHGDTLTTFLASYASFLQQIQVGHVEAGLRTWNKLSPYPEEMNRQLTGVLADLHFAPTHWSAGNLRHENKKESSIYITGNTVTDVFQYTVQPDYRHPVLDFASGKRLILMTAHRRESQGEPHRHIFRAVKRIADEFEDVAIVYPVHPSPAVKEPAHEILGGHPRIKLIDPLDVVDLHNFYPHTHLILTDSGGLQEEAPSFGVPVLVLRDTTERPEGIEAGTLELVGTDEEKVYQRTHALLTDQNLYQSMSRAANPYGDGKASERIVNAILHHFGVAPERPEEFHTMFTNDKTGQDN from the coding sequence ATGTCCAAAATTAAAGTAATGACGATTTTCGGAGTGCGCCCCGAGGCAATCAAGATGGCGCCTCTGGTTCTGGAGCTGAACAGACATCCTGAGCAGATTGAGTCCATTGTCTGTGTAACTGCGCAGCACAGGGAGCTGCTGGATCAGGTACTCGAGGTGTTCAAGATTACTCCGGATTACGATCTGGACGTAATGAAGGACCGCCAGACGCTCAATGAGATCACGATTCGGGTGCTCGAAGGCCTGGAGCCCGTGCTCCGCGAAGTGAAGCCGGACCTAGTGCTTGTGCATGGCGATACCCTGACCACCTTCCTGGCCAGCTATGCGTCTTTCCTTCAGCAGATTCAGGTTGGGCATGTGGAAGCAGGTCTTCGGACATGGAACAAGCTTTCGCCTTATCCGGAAGAAATGAACCGTCAGCTGACAGGCGTGCTTGCTGATCTGCATTTTGCTCCGACTCACTGGTCAGCGGGTAACCTGAGACACGAGAACAAAAAAGAATCAAGTATTTATATCACAGGCAATACCGTAACCGATGTGTTTCAATATACCGTACAGCCGGACTACCGGCATCCGGTCCTTGATTTTGCTTCAGGAAAAAGACTTATTTTGATGACGGCGCACCGCAGAGAATCCCAAGGCGAACCGCACCGTCATATTTTCCGTGCAGTCAAAAGAATCGCTGATGAATTTGAAGATGTAGCCATTGTGTATCCCGTGCACCCGAGTCCGGCAGTGAAGGAACCTGCGCATGAGATCCTCGGCGGACACCCTAGAATCAAGCTGATTGATCCGCTGGATGTCGTTGACCTGCATAACTTTTATCCGCATACCCACCTGATATTGACCGATTCCGGCGGCCTGCAGGAGGAAGCTCCCTCCTTTGGAGTTCCTGTGCTTGTGCTGCGTGATACAACCGAGCGCCCGGAAGGGATCGAGGCCGGAACACTGGAGCTTGTGGGGACGGACGAGGAGAAGGTGTATCAACGGACACATGCTCTTTTGACCGATCAGAACCTGTATCAGTCGATGAGCCGGGCCGCCAACCCGTATGGAGACGGCAAAGCCTCCGAAAGAATTGTCAATGCGATTTTGCACCATTTCGGAGTCGCTCCAGAGCGCCCGGAAGAATTTCACACAATGTTCACAAATGATAAAACAGGGCAAGACAACTAA